Proteins encoded in a region of the Gammaproteobacteria bacterium genome:
- a CDS encoding DUF2235 domain-containing protein — translation MPQKKETYEVKLEGKAKPRALLIFMDGTWNDENGRGNDGAVTNIYKMFSTLSGSHRGGDIPHQKRTAKHLGLYFRGVGNDEENIRSIGFYQGAFGAGERNIRDHAYASLCRHYRPGDQICILGYSRGAASARLLAAKLHEHGLPKRIDLYYRQLKNRVNGESEWMFSHYQAEEENSMPIEVSFLGLFDTVGAFGIPIDLGPLNFQRINLFRDLTVAANVKQAVHLVAIDESREPFIPTLTNFRESIDEVWFPGNHGDVGGGYHESNLGNIALDYMVTRLQETVKDPEINFSKHIARFLDYDLRRDDFHIHYHEDGFKKEPRRMHVLHDQQPSDLPVKIHKAALSLQEQDHFYFAERFNSFTTRTPIRYNPINLRALGENYKVVK, via the coding sequence ATGCCACAGAAAAAAGAAACCTATGAAGTAAAACTGGAAGGCAAAGCAAAACCTCGCGCCCTGCTGATTTTCATGGACGGCACCTGGAATGATGAGAACGGACGCGGTAACGACGGCGCCGTTACCAATATCTATAAAATGTTTTCCACCCTGTCCGGCAGCCACCGGGGTGGCGACATTCCCCACCAGAAGCGTACCGCAAAACACCTGGGGCTCTATTTTCGCGGTGTTGGTAACGACGAGGAAAATATAAGATCGATCGGTTTCTATCAGGGCGCTTTCGGTGCCGGCGAAAGAAACATCCGGGACCATGCCTACGCCAGCCTGTGCCGCCACTACCGGCCCGGCGATCAGATCTGCATTCTGGGTTATAGCCGCGGCGCAGCCAGCGCCAGACTTCTCGCCGCCAAACTGCACGAGCATGGCCTGCCGAAACGGATCGATTTGTACTATCGTCAACTGAAAAATAGAGTCAATGGCGAGAGTGAATGGATGTTCTCCCACTACCAGGCCGAAGAAGAAAACAGCATGCCGATTGAAGTTTCTTTCCTCGGCCTGTTCGATACAGTCGGTGCCTTCGGAATTCCAATTGACCTTGGCCCCTTGAACTTTCAAAGAATCAATCTTTTCCGGGACCTGACCGTGGCAGCGAATGTAAAACAGGCGGTTCACCTGGTAGCCATCGACGAGAGCCGGGAACCGTTCATTCCAACTCTTACCAATTTCCGCGAGAGTATCGACGAAGTATGGTTCCCCGGAAATCACGGCGATGTGGGCGGCGGCTACCATGAAAGCAACCTTGGTAACATCGCGCTTGACTATATGGTCACCCGATTACAAGAAACCGTAAAAGACCCGGAAATCAATTTTTCCAAGCACATCGCCAGATTTCTTGACTACGATCTGCGAAGGGACGATTTTCATATTCACTACCACGAGGACGGCTTTAAGAAGGAGCCGAGGAGAATGCACGTTCTGCATGATCAGCAACCCAGTGATCTACCCGTGAAAATCCACAAGGCAGCTTTAAGTCTTCAGGAACAGGACCACTTCTACTTCGCCGAGCGCTTCAACAGTTTTACGACAAGAACACCGATCAGGTATAACCCGATCAACCTGCGAGCGCTGGGCGAAAATTATAAGGTAGTGAAGTAA
- the nhaA gene encoding Na+/H+ antiporter NhaA, with protein sequence MVVETVTKTVTKAVKEFFQFKASGGLLLIVATLLAMLVQNSSLSPFYDAFLEIPVEIRFGDFYIDKPLLLWINDGLMAMFFFMIGLEVKREFLVGELSDPARVVLPIVAAIGGMSLPAVIYSVVNWGDPVAMKGWAIPSATDIAFALGIIALLGTRVPNSLKIFLMTLAIVDDLGAIIIIAIFYSGNLSMLSLVVAFLTIMCLFALNRRGVIGLAPYILLTVILWVAVLKSGVHATLAGVIAALFIPYKALPGDSQTQLERLENDLHPVVVFAILPLFAYVNTGIPLDNLSLQSFLHPVSLGIGLGLFFGNQIGVMGFSWVTIKLGFARLPRDATWLQIYGVSLLCGIGFTMSLFIGGLAFEQGGPALGVDDRLGILAGSTLSGVLGYLTLRLAAARNARD encoded by the coding sequence ATGGTAGTTGAAACCGTCACTAAAACCGTCACTAAAGCCGTCAAGGAATTTTTCCAGTTCAAGGCCTCCGGCGGGCTCCTGCTGATCGTCGCCACGCTGCTTGCGATGCTGGTGCAGAACTCTTCGCTGAGTCCTTTCTATGACGCCTTTCTGGAGATACCGGTAGAAATTCGCTTTGGTGATTTTTACATCGATAAGCCGCTGTTACTCTGGATAAACGACGGTCTTATGGCAATGTTCTTTTTCATGATCGGACTGGAAGTCAAACGTGAATTCCTGGTCGGGGAACTGTCCGATCCTGCGCGGGTAGTCTTACCAATTGTCGCTGCAATTGGTGGAATGTCATTACCGGCGGTTATCTATTCGGTAGTCAACTGGGGCGACCCGGTCGCCATGAAAGGCTGGGCCATCCCCTCGGCTACCGACATTGCTTTTGCCCTGGGTATCATCGCCCTGCTGGGAACCCGGGTGCCGAATTCTCTGAAAATATTTCTCATGACTCTGGCAATCGTTGATGACCTTGGCGCCATTATTATCATCGCGATTTTCTACAGCGGTAATCTTTCCATGCTTTCACTGGTGGTGGCTTTCCTGACTATCATGTGCCTCTTTGCTCTTAACCGACGCGGCGTAATCGGCCTCGCGCCGTATATACTCCTCACCGTAATCCTTTGGGTTGCGGTATTGAAATCCGGTGTGCACGCTACCCTTGCGGGAGTCATTGCGGCCTTGTTTATTCCTTACAAAGCCCTGCCGGGAGACTCACAAACCCAACTGGAACGGTTAGAGAATGATCTTCACCCGGTGGTTGTGTTTGCCATTTTGCCACTGTTCGCCTACGTCAATACCGGCATTCCCCTCGATAATCTGTCCCTGCAATCCTTCCTGCATCCAGTTTCGCTGGGTATCGGCCTGGGGCTTTTTTTCGGTAATCAGATCGGCGTTATGGGCTTTTCCTGGGTAACGATCAAGCTAGGTTTTGCCAGGTTGCCCAGGGACGCGACCTGGTTGCAGATTTACGGGGTTTCGTTGCTTTGCGGTATCGGTTTTACGATGAGTCTTTTCATTGGCGGCCTGGCATTTGAGCAGGGAGGGCCGGCACTGGGGGTTGATGACAGGCTGGGAATCCTGGCAGGGTCGACTCTCTCCGGCGTGCTGGGCTACCTCACATTACGCCTGGCCGCTGCCAGAAACGCCCGAGACTAA
- a CDS encoding heavy metal-binding domain-containing protein, with protein MIKTTTPSIEGREITDYLGIVVGEAILGANIFKDIFGAVRDIVGGRAGAYEEELGNARDIAFEEMEQEARMLGGDAIVGIDLDYEVVGVKGGMMMVSVSGTAVKTRLKRD; from the coding sequence ATGATCAAAACAACCACTCCTTCCATCGAGGGCAGGGAAATTACGGATTACCTGGGAATTGTTGTCGGCGAAGCCATATTGGGTGCCAACATTTTCAAGGATATCTTCGGGGCAGTCCGTGACATTGTTGGTGGCCGCGCCGGCGCCTATGAGGAAGAACTCGGCAATGCGCGGGATATCGCCTTTGAAGAGATGGAGCAGGAGGCACGCATGCTGGGTGGCGATGCGATTGTCGGTATCGACCTGGACTATGAGGTCGTAGGCGTCAAAGGCGGCATGATGATGGTCAGCGTCAGTGGGACCGCAGTGAAGACCCGTCTGAAGCGCGACTAG